The following proteins are encoded in a genomic region of Triticum dicoccoides isolate Atlit2015 ecotype Zavitan chromosome 1B, WEW_v2.0, whole genome shotgun sequence:
- the LOC119349538 gene encoding fasciclin-like arabinogalactan protein 12 produces the protein MASASRILLVAALLLAASAMTSAQKAKAPAKPAPAAADAPAAVEAPAKPAPAAADAPGAAAADGKPPTDVTAMLEKSGKYSKFVQLLKETRVETQINAQLTDSYNGLTIFAPTDAAIDGLKAGTLNGLSSQEQIQMVLYCVLPRFYSLSMLGTLNGKVSTQASGHSGPYTYKIKPSGNNVNVSTGVKGNNMLLGSVVSKDFPLACYSVDKMPLPYELFGPQPPTPAPAPAPAPTKSKPKKKKKSAGIAEAPEADDATADDDTEKSAAAPLTGVARWAAVLGAAVLGAMF, from the coding sequence ATGGCGTCGGCGTCGCGGATCCTGCTCgtggccgcgctgctcctggcggcgtCGGCAATGACGTCCGCGCAGAAGGCGAAGGCGCCCGCGAAGCCGGCCCCCGCGGCCGCCGACGCGCCCGCCGCCGTCGAGGCGCCCGCGAAGCCCGCCCCGGCCGCAGCCGACGCGCCCGGCGCGGCTGCCGCCGACGGGAAGCCGCCGACGGACGTGACGGCCATGCTGGAGAAGTCCGGCAAGTACTCCAAGTTCGTGCAGCTGCTCAAGGAGACCCGCGTGGAGACGCAGATCAACGCGCAGCTGACGGACAGCTACAACGGGCTGACCATCTTCGCGCCCACCGACGCCGCCATCGACGGGCTCAAGGCCGGCACCCTCAACGGGCTCTCCTCCCAGGAGCAGATCCAGATGGTGCTCTACTGCGTGCTCCCCCGCTTCTACTCGCTCTCCATGCTCGGCACCCTCAACGGCAAGGTCAGCACGCAGGCGTCCGGCCACTCCGGCCCCTACACCTACAAGATCAAGCCCTCCGGCAACAACGTCAACGTCTCCACCGGCGTCAAGGGCAACAACATGCTCCTCGGCAGCGTCGTCAGCAAGGACTTCCCGCTGGCCTGCTACTCCGTGGACAAGATGCCACTCCCCTACGAGCTGTTCGGCCCGCAGCCGCCCACCCCGGCGCCCGCCCCCGCCCCGGCCCCCACCAAGTCcaagcccaagaagaagaagaagtccgcCGGGATCGCCGAGGCGCCCGAGGCCGACGACGCCACCGCCGACGACGACACCGAgaagtccgccgccgcgcccctcacCGGCGTCGCCAGGTGGGCCGCCGTCCTCGGTGCCGCCGTCCTCGGCGCCATGTTCTGA